Proteins co-encoded in one Nicotiana sylvestris chromosome 7, ASM39365v2, whole genome shotgun sequence genomic window:
- the LOC138873422 gene encoding uncharacterized protein — MKHKDNDLEDLEDDIIYAEIVKEVENFENKPKSNLEETEAVNLGNFETVKETRISIHLPPLEKEEYISCFIAQSMMICESIFKMLRKDATTSWNEECQKVFDKIKEYLSKPSVLVPPELGRPLLFYLSVLDGSFGYVLGQHDETGRKISNQEKAVKGQVLADHLVENQVDGKYELLKTYFPDEEMSFIGEDITKAYDGWRMFFNGATNFKGVLGEWATKNTKILPYLHCVQELIKRFTKIEFIHVSRIQNEFVDTLATLYSMIQHPDKNFIEPIPIGIHKQPTYCAYVEEEFDENPWFRDIKEYLERGEYPENATHT, encoded by the exons atgaaACATAAGGACAATGATTTGGAAGACCTGGAAGATGATATAATATATGCGGAAATTGTCAAAGAGGTGgagaattttgaaaacaaacCAAAGTCTAACTTGGAGGAAACTGAGGCCGTTAACTTAGGGAATTTTGAGACAGTGAAGGAAACTCGTATAAGCATTCATCTACCACCGTTAGAGAAGGAAGAGTATATCAG CTGCTTTATAGCACAATCAATGATGATATGTGAGTcgatcttcaagatgctgagaaaaGATGCTACAACAAGTTGGAATGAAGAATGCCAGAAAgtcttcgacaaaatcaaagagtattTATCTAAACCgtccgtgttggtcccaccagaactagGAAGACCTCTGCTGTTTTATCTGTCTGTATTAGATGGATCCTTTGgctatgttttgggacaacatgatgaaactgGGAGGAAAATATCTAATCAAGAA AAGGCAGTCAAGGGGCAAGTGTTGGCTGATCACTTGGTGGAGAATCAGGTAGATGGAAAATACGAGCTATTGAAGACATATTTTCCCGACGAGGAAATGTCATTTATAGGTGAAGATATTACCAAAGCatacgatggttggaggatgtttttcAACGGAGCAACAAACTTCAAGGGA GTACTAGGAGAATGGGCTACTAAGAACACCAAAATATTGCCATACTTGCATTGTGTACAAGAGTTGAtcaaaaggttcacaaagatagaattcatacACGTTTCAAGGATCCAGAATGAGTTTGTAGATACATTAGCCACCCTATattccatgatacaacacccagacaagaatttcatcgaaCCTATCCCAATAGGAATTCATAAGCAGCCAACTTATTGTGCTTATGTTGAAGAAGAGTTCGACGAAAATCCATGGTTCCgcgatatcaaagaatatttggaaAGGGGAGAATATCCAGAGAATGCTACACACACTTAG